From a region of the candidate division TA06 bacterium genome:
- a CDS encoding phospholipid carrier-dependent glycosyltransferase — protein MILGEVLLSLIIFLVLSAFGLRLLKWAGLAKVANLSSFLFGWAIGLGFTAILTLFLGLARLLYPTIAWIVFLALLGVSYKEVVELLKSFFNWIRTVRAREFSSFLMVMVAVLAGLFNLVSALSPPVFYDTLTAHLAHSNWSIMNHAIQFRPYNVYTNYPLNVEAVYTFSMLLLDGDQIAKLINLLFGITSALVVFSIGRRFVNRRAAAIGSTVFYLVPSVGILSGMATHDLGLLLFEITSIFALFMWFNEKESKWLFLSAVLCGFAMGTKYTGLYFFVACLLLVLLRLAFDKRGLALILKSVIFFGIFALLVSSPWFIKSLIYTGNPVYPALSNIFGVGEYQKVSIGFTSGKTALHPVHFLRLPWDMTFRHKNFGSASQIGPLFLIFLIPFLFVRKVNRDVRYLLGFAAILFFFWAATIINTRYYLAGIALLSLWIGYCCDRYLRKRSLAWVIWPVLGASLLYNIVFTLNLTTDLFDPGAVVFGRETKEEYLTERLEHYPVMQFANASLPGDAKVLFVGEARTYYMKRNYEANSAYDKTIIVEMMKRSETVDDLLTQLKQEGITDILYNSTEAYRLNDMFDYFNWDNSEQKKLFDLFTAKHLKVLFKHEDSYLLHIQY, from the coding sequence ATGATACTTGGAGAAGTTCTTCTTTCGCTCATTATCTTCCTTGTCCTTTCTGCATTCGGGCTCAGATTGCTGAAATGGGCCGGGTTAGCAAAGGTCGCCAATCTCTCTTCATTTCTATTTGGGTGGGCAATTGGCCTGGGATTCACCGCCATCTTGACACTATTTCTCGGGCTGGCCAGACTCCTTTATCCCACAATTGCCTGGATTGTGTTCCTAGCCCTTCTGGGCGTCTCCTATAAAGAGGTTGTAGAGCTTCTAAAGAGCTTCTTCAACTGGATAAGGACTGTAAGGGCAAGAGAGTTTTCTTCTTTCCTGATGGTGATGGTCGCTGTTTTGGCCGGCCTGTTTAACCTGGTAAGTGCTCTATCTCCGCCTGTTTTCTATGACACCCTTACGGCGCACCTTGCTCACTCGAACTGGTCAATAATGAATCACGCCATCCAGTTCAGGCCATACAATGTTTACACTAACTACCCGCTGAATGTGGAGGCGGTTTATACCTTCTCCATGCTGCTGCTCGATGGAGACCAGATAGCTAAGCTGATAAACTTGCTTTTTGGCATAACCTCAGCACTCGTTGTCTTTTCAATTGGCAGGAGATTCGTAAACAGGAGGGCCGCTGCAATCGGCTCGACAGTGTTCTATCTTGTTCCTTCCGTGGGCATACTATCCGGAATGGCGACGCACGATCTAGGTCTTCTCCTTTTTGAAATAACGTCAATATTTGCGCTCTTCATGTGGTTCAACGAAAAAGAGAGCAAGTGGCTCTTCCTTTCTGCGGTCCTCTGCGGTTTTGCCATGGGCACCAAATATACAGGACTGTACTTTTTCGTTGCCTGCCTTCTTCTTGTGCTCCTTCGACTCGCTTTTGACAAAAGAGGTCTGGCTCTCATCTTGAAATCCGTAATCTTCTTCGGGATTTTTGCCCTTCTTGTATCATCTCCCTGGTTCATCAAGAGTCTCATCTATACCGGCAACCCTGTCTATCCCGCACTCAGTAACATATTTGGGGTGGGTGAATATCAAAAGGTGAGTATCGGTTTTACTTCTGGAAAGACTGCTCTTCATCCTGTCCATTTCCTTAGACTCCCCTGGGACATGACCTTCAGGCACAAAAACTTCGGCTCAGCCTCACAGATAGGTCCACTCTTCCTCATATTCCTGATTCCATTCCTTTTTGTGAGGAAGGTGAACAGGGATGTGAGATACTTGCTCGGCTTTGCCGCAATACTCTTCTTTTTCTGGGCCGCGACCATAATAAATACAAGATACTATCTGGCAGGAATCGCACTGCTGTCTCTGTGGATAGGGTATTGCTGCGACAGATATCTGAGGAAAAGATCCCTTGCATGGGTGATCTGGCCAGTGTTGGGGGCAAGTCTTCTTTACAACATAGTCTTTACCCTGAATCTGACAACAGACCTTTTTGATCCCGGTGCGGTCGTCTTCGGCAGAGAGACTAAGGAAGAATACCTTACCGAGCGGCTTGAGCACTATCCAGTCATGCAGTTTGCCAACGCGAGTCTTCCAGGAGACGCAAAGGTCCTTTTTGTCGGTGAGGCGAGAACATACTACATGAAGAGGAACTACGAGGCTAACTCCGCATACGATAAGACGATCATAGTGGAGATGATGAAACGGTCAGAGACTGTGGATGACCTGCTGACGCAGTTGAAGCAAGAAGGGATTACAGACATTTTGTACAATAGCACGGAGGCCTACAGGCTGAATGATATGTTCGACTATTTCAATTGGGACAATTCAGAGCAGAAGAAGCTTTTTGACCTGTTTACAGCCAAACACCTGAAGGTGCTTTTCAAACATGAGGATTCCTACCTCCTGCATATCCAATACTAA
- a CDS encoding flippase, with translation MSSTSFLYRGKYAVLDRVVFSLFTLTYVFLSARLIPKEQYGLLMISLSIAAFLNLASEAGVGSALIKYGSEESADFGRVFFSALTLKLIFVIVLSVLIVCLSGLLAHLLKNEGLIITLRSLPLLALATSLNNIIRQAMQAKQAVKRLFLVDLTALIVLALLYGSLRMAGRLDSALTVIILVSSSTLAAAVFGAVTWLTRQRLAVKVSGKMMLQLVNFGKYSSASELSTVVYSRIDTIMIGYFLTAIAAAKYNAAWVLSYGVNLFLGAISLLAFPASSRAHSVGDKQTLKKIYEKTTGVALSFTVPLSIILVVFADQIIALLYSNRFPEAAIVLRILAIWWLVKPFGNMAGNVFYGMGKPKVLAMLTSACAVLNVLGNLTLIPRYGIVGAAWASVISFSISTFAAYLLMRRWLKVSIKGIAAGLGSVFTRKRKVERMSG, from the coding sequence ATGTCTTCTACATCCTTTCTCTACAGAGGAAAATACGCTGTCCTGGACAGGGTCGTCTTCTCCCTGTTCACCCTCACCTATGTTTTCCTGAGTGCAAGACTTATCCCCAAGGAGCAGTATGGCCTACTGATGATTTCTCTCAGCATCGCAGCCTTCCTCAATCTGGCGAGCGAGGCCGGGGTTGGTAGTGCATTGATCAAGTATGGCTCTGAGGAAAGCGCAGACTTTGGGCGAGTTTTCTTTTCAGCCCTGACACTCAAGCTCATCTTTGTGATCGTCCTGTCAGTCCTGATAGTCTGTCTCTCTGGGCTTCTTGCACATCTGCTCAAGAACGAGGGCCTTATCATCACGCTGAGGTCACTTCCGCTCCTGGCGCTCGCGACCTCTCTGAACAACATAATCAGACAGGCGATGCAAGCCAAACAGGCAGTGAAGAGATTATTCCTCGTTGACCTGACAGCACTCATAGTCCTGGCTCTTCTTTACGGTTCTTTGAGAATGGCCGGCAGACTCGACTCAGCGCTTACCGTAATCATTCTCGTTTCCTCATCGACTCTTGCGGCTGCCGTTTTCGGTGCCGTAACGTGGCTAACGAGGCAGAGGCTCGCGGTCAAGGTGAGTGGTAAGATGATGCTGCAACTAGTTAACTTCGGGAAGTACTCAAGCGCCTCGGAGTTGAGCACAGTCGTCTACTCGAGGATCGACACTATCATGATAGGCTATTTTCTCACCGCCATTGCTGCCGCCAAATACAACGCTGCCTGGGTCCTGAGCTATGGAGTCAATCTGTTCTTGGGTGCAATATCACTACTTGCATTCCCGGCTTCTTCACGAGCTCATTCTGTGGGAGACAAACAGACTCTGAAGAAAATATATGAGAAGACGACAGGTGTGGCTCTCAGCTTCACAGTTCCACTGTCGATCATTCTGGTCGTCTTTGCCGATCAGATAATAGCACTCCTTTACTCGAACAGATTCCCTGAAGCCGCGATAGTGCTGAGGATTCTGGCGATATGGTGGCTGGTCAAGCCTTTCGGCAACATGGCCGGCAACGTCTTTTATGGGATGGGCAAGCCAAAAGTCCTCGCAATGCTAACCTCTGCATGTGCTGTTCTGAACGTACTGGGAAACCTGACACTGATTCCCCGGTACGGCATTGTGGGTGCGGCATGGGCAAGCGTCATCTCTTTCAGCATAAGTACATTCGCTGCCTACTTGCTCATGCGGAGGTGGCTCAAGGTCAGCATCAAGGGCATCGCCGCCGGTCTTGGAAGTGTATTCACACGAAAACGAAAAGTTGAGAGGATGAGTGGATGA
- a CDS encoding glycosyltransferase, producing MPKRRFGPLSLLSLVFRLPKAALRLKHIHDSIGIYEAMLVGYPGDWANYLVIPLGKLLSGRRKVPLILDQFISLHESYVHDKGMIREGSLLALCCRITDHMSSRFASLVLLDTEEHISLFRQRLDLTVTEFRRIFVGTDEDVFYPRKSEGKTSQFTVLFYGSMIPLQGVEFIIRAGALLRDEQIEFKIIGPRASTGFAQARTLADQLKADNIRFQDGLPYGTLPDLIAEADICLGIFGTTEKAKSVIPNKAFEAIAMAKPLITGDSPAAREVFTSGQNVLLCQMGSPKALADAIRTLMNDDALRQNIAKAGYKLFTEKFTTERIGAEVLKCISEAMSKVQKSMPVPNADMASRPAN from the coding sequence ATGCCAAAGAGAAGGTTCGGGCCTTTGAGTCTGCTTTCCCTTGTGTTCAGACTGCCGAAGGCCGCGCTTCGTCTCAAACACATCCACGATTCAATTGGCATCTATGAGGCTATGCTCGTCGGCTATCCGGGAGACTGGGCTAATTACCTGGTCATTCCTTTAGGAAAACTCCTGTCCGGCAGAAGAAAGGTTCCTCTCATTCTTGACCAGTTCATCTCGCTGCACGAAAGCTATGTACATGACAAGGGAATGATAAGAGAGGGTTCACTGTTAGCTCTCTGCTGTCGGATCACAGATCATATGTCTTCACGGTTTGCGAGTCTTGTTCTTCTCGACACAGAAGAGCACATCAGCCTGTTCAGACAAAGACTGGATCTAACCGTGACCGAGTTCAGAAGGATCTTTGTGGGCACAGATGAGGACGTTTTCTATCCAAGGAAGAGTGAAGGTAAGACTTCGCAATTCACCGTACTCTTCTATGGTTCGATGATTCCGCTTCAGGGTGTGGAGTTCATCATTCGAGCTGGGGCCCTGCTGAGGGATGAGCAGATCGAATTCAAGATTATCGGGCCGCGAGCCTCCACTGGATTCGCCCAGGCACGTACCCTTGCAGATCAGCTCAAGGCCGACAACATAAGATTTCAGGACGGCCTACCGTATGGAACTCTGCCCGATCTAATCGCGGAGGCGGATATCTGCCTCGGGATATTTGGCACGACTGAAAAGGCAAAATCGGTTATACCCAATAAGGCATTTGAAGCGATAGCAATGGCCAAGCCGCTGATCACGGGAGATTCCCCTGCCGCAAGAGAGGTTTTTACTTCAGGCCAAAATGTACTCCTGTGTCAAATGGGGTCACCAAAAGCTCTGGCAGATGCTATCCGCACCCTGATGAATGATGATGCACTCAGACAGAATATCGCCAAAGCAGGCTACAAGCTGTTCACTGAAAAATTCACAACAGAACGAATCGGCGCCGAAGTTCTCAAGTGCATAAGCGAAGCGATGTCAAAAGTCCAAAAGTCCATGCCTGTCCCCAATGCCGATATGGCGTCGAGGCCTGCAAATTGA
- a CDS encoding DUF86 domain-containing protein, which yields MPRDYRAYLRDILEAIRKIEKYRKGLSYDDFVKDELVQDAIVRNLELLGEASENIPEDVRKKSPDVEWRKLAGLRDILIHAYFGIDTVVVWDVVEKKIPELKEKISDLLSQMPGR from the coding sequence ATGCCTCGGGACTATAGGGCCTACCTTAGAGATATCCTCGAAGCAATCCGAAAGATAGAAAAGTATAGGAAAGGCCTTTCCTACGACGATTTTGTGAAAGACGAGCTGGTGCAAGATGCTATCGTGAGGAACCTTGAACTTTTGGGGGAAGCTTCGGAAAACATTCCTGAGGATGTCAGAAAGAAGAGCCCGGATGTGGAGTGGCGGAAGCTTGCAGGTCTGAGAGATATATTGATACATGCCTACTTTGGGATTGATACAGTTGTGGTTTGGGATGTTGTCGAGAAAAAGATTCCAGAGTTGAAAGAGAAGATATCCGACCTTCTCTCACAAATGCCCGGGCGCTAG
- a CDS encoding nucleotidyltransferase: MRRMQVSIARIRQYGVKRIGLFGSFDRKDEAPESDIDILVEFEPGKKTFDNYMDLKFFLEDLFEREVDLVIAEAVKAELREHILGSVRYASGL; this comes from the coding sequence ATGAGAAGAATGCAGGTCAGCATAGCCAGAATAAGACAGTACGGCGTCAAGAGGATAGGTCTGTTCGGCTCCTTTGACAGGAAGGACGAGGCGCCCGAAAGTGACATAGACATTCTCGTCGAATTCGAGCCGGGGAAAAAGACATTTGATAACTACATGGATTTGAAATTCTTTTTGGAGGACCTATTCGAGCGTGAGGTCGATCTGGTCATAGCCGAGGCTGTAAAGGCAGAACTGAGAGAACATATCCTTGGGAGCGTGAGATATGCCTCGGGACTATAG
- a CDS encoding glycosyltransferase gives MKKLTILFGGFVNISANKGDGVHALELTRNLRGLGCKVIVVVHSSKRTVEPDFYNTGAYAGARTMLLRLALFCFSALRARVRVTFMSSQCDVLYMRDYLFCMLGLGPKMLFSKKMVWEVNGIASQERAQKPHPFNVFLLPVIRMLEALAMAGADRIVAVSKGVMDVLLKRGCPRSKIVLIENGVNTDMFSSNIEESDIESEKKRLGVFHLNVPVLCYVGAVRPWQGLDILIDAAPLISDELGEIKVLIVGGGEGLSDLKEAAKKRGLFAVFGFPGTVPYTGVPLLIAVSDVCLAPFVSDRLTHTRARVHRRKETGYPGNTRGSRRIGKSGGSSFESS, from the coding sequence ATGAAGAAGCTGACCATTCTATTTGGTGGATTTGTGAACATCTCGGCAAACAAAGGCGACGGCGTACACGCGCTTGAGCTGACCAGAAACCTGAGAGGACTGGGGTGCAAGGTCATAGTAGTGGTACACTCCAGCAAAAGAACGGTTGAGCCAGATTTCTACAATACCGGCGCCTACGCAGGCGCCAGGACAATGCTGTTGCGCCTGGCTCTCTTCTGCTTCTCTGCCTTGAGGGCGAGGGTACGTGTCACGTTTATGAGTTCGCAGTGCGACGTCCTGTACATGAGAGATTATCTTTTTTGCATGCTCGGACTGGGGCCCAAGATGCTCTTTTCCAAGAAGATGGTGTGGGAGGTGAACGGAATCGCAAGCCAGGAAAGAGCACAGAAGCCGCACCCGTTCAACGTGTTTCTTCTGCCTGTCATTCGGATGTTGGAGGCTTTGGCAATGGCGGGGGCAGACAGGATCGTCGCGGTCTCTAAAGGTGTGATGGATGTTCTGCTCAAGCGGGGCTGCCCTCGTTCAAAGATTGTCTTGATTGAGAATGGTGTAAATACAGATATGTTCAGCAGCAACATAGAAGAGTCTGACATTGAGAGCGAGAAGAAGAGGTTAGGTGTCTTTCATCTTAATGTGCCAGTGCTCTGCTATGTAGGAGCCGTACGGCCCTGGCAGGGGCTGGACATTCTGATTGATGCTGCGCCCCTCATAAGTGACGAGCTGGGAGAGATCAAAGTACTGATTGTGGGAGGGGGTGAAGGGCTTTCAGACTTGAAAGAGGCTGCAAAGAAGAGAGGTCTGTTTGCTGTGTTTGGTTTCCCCGGTACAGTGCCGTACACCGGCGTACCGCTATTGATAGCAGTATCGGATGTGTGCCTGGCACCGTTTGTCAGTGATCGCCTCACGCATACCAGGGCTCGAGTTCATAGAAGAAAAGAAACTGGGTATCCTGGTAACACCCGAGGATCCCGTAGAATTGGCAAAAGCGGCGGTTCATCTTTTGAAAGCTCCTGA
- a CDS encoding glycosyltransferase family 1 protein, with translation MKVCMLTTSFPRWPGDLSGNFIESLCTCLAKRGVGIEVVAPGHREAQGYETRPGISISRFKYAIPARLQVVAYDGGIPYKLRTSNLARLELVQFMVSMLRAALAVASRCDIVHAHWIPTGVVASLVSRRLDIPMVLTVHGSDGKLLEGGAVKRIGSRFSLTSADRIITVSDALKAHVLEFEPKVDTAVRTIHNGVELSDFPFVRKASNTRRLLWVGRMTEEKGVDYLIHAMKKVVSAYPDASLRLVGDGPLRSDLETLTNELDLRERVEFAGESPHSELSEMYAWCDLVVMPSLSEGLPTVLPEAMATGRPVVASRVGGIPELLKHGETGYLVSPERVDELAGSIIELLGKPDLMEKMGAASHELVESTHSWGAIASDTHSVYLSLGKER, from the coding sequence ATGAAGGTCTGCATGCTCACAACATCCTTCCCCAGATGGCCGGGTGACCTGTCGGGCAATTTCATAGAATCACTTTGTACATGTCTGGCCAAACGAGGCGTCGGAATTGAAGTGGTGGCCCCTGGGCACAGGGAAGCTCAAGGATATGAAACCAGACCCGGCATATCCATAAGCAGATTCAAATATGCTATTCCGGCGAGGCTTCAGGTCGTTGCCTATGACGGAGGGATCCCCTACAAACTGAGAACCAGCAATCTGGCCAGACTTGAGTTAGTTCAGTTCATGGTCTCCATGTTGAGAGCTGCATTGGCAGTCGCATCCAGGTGCGACATCGTCCACGCCCACTGGATACCGACCGGTGTTGTTGCTTCACTCGTGTCAAGGAGGTTAGATATTCCCATGGTCCTCACCGTACATGGAAGCGATGGAAAATTGCTGGAGGGCGGAGCCGTGAAGAGGATTGGATCGAGGTTTTCCCTAACCTCTGCCGATCGGATAATAACAGTGAGTGATGCTCTCAAGGCTCATGTCCTGGAGTTCGAACCAAAGGTGGATACCGCCGTCAGAACTATCCACAACGGTGTTGAGCTGAGCGATTTTCCATTTGTGCGGAAAGCCTCAAACACACGGAGGCTTCTGTGGGTGGGAAGGATGACCGAAGAGAAAGGAGTAGACTACCTTATTCATGCGATGAAGAAGGTGGTATCAGCCTATCCGGACGCCAGCCTGCGCTTGGTGGGAGATGGACCTTTGAGAAGCGACCTGGAGACTCTCACCAATGAGCTGGACCTCCGAGAGCGTGTGGAATTTGCTGGAGAAAGCCCACACTCGGAACTTTCTGAGATGTATGCATGGTGTGACCTGGTGGTGATGCCGTCTCTTTCTGAAGGCCTTCCGACGGTGTTGCCCGAGGCGATGGCCACGGGAAGACCTGTTGTTGCGTCCAGAGTGGGAGGGATTCCTGAATTGCTCAAGCATGGGGAGACGGGATATCTTGTCTCTCCCGAACGCGTGGATGAACTGGCCGGTAGCATCATTGAATTGCTGGGGAAGCCGGACCTGATGGAGAAGATGGGTGCGGCCTCCCACGAACTTGTTGAGTCCACTCACTCCTGGGGTGCAATTGCATCGGATACGCACTCAGTTTATTTGAGTCTCGGTAAAGAACGATGA
- a CDS encoding DegT/DnrJ/EryC1/StrS family aminotransferase — protein MKDKPAIEGGRPVKDEFLVYGSPCFGDEEIDEVADTLRSGWVGLGPKTKKFESEFAEYTGSRHAIGLNSCTAGLFLSLKAAGVGEGDEVITSPMTFCSTANVIEHCGARPVFVDIDRETLNMDSFKLEEAIGEKTKAVIPVHMAGRPCEMDSILQIAEENGLFVINDAAHAIETRYKSKSVGSLGDSSAFSFYATKTLAIGEGGMLTTNNDDWAERIRILRLHGISKDAWKRYTAGGYSRYETVEPGYKFNMWDVQAAIGIHQLRRLEENLAKRARLFKKYDDAFKNLEQLTVLDAGDKEGMRHARCIYIVLLQLESLKIDRDRFAEALEAENIGTGVHFTSLHTHSYYREKYNFAPEQFSEAQFVSERTVSLPLSAKITDEESDRVVEAVEKIVRYYARED, from the coding sequence ATGAAAGACAAACCTGCGATTGAGGGTGGGAGGCCCGTAAAGGATGAGTTTCTGGTCTATGGGAGTCCTTGCTTTGGAGATGAAGAGATTGACGAGGTTGCTGATACCTTGCGATCCGGCTGGGTAGGCTTGGGCCCGAAGACCAAGAAGTTTGAGAGTGAGTTTGCAGAATATACAGGAAGTCGGCACGCCATAGGTCTCAACTCGTGCACGGCCGGCCTGTTTCTCTCCCTCAAGGCTGCTGGGGTGGGAGAAGGTGACGAGGTTATCACTTCACCCATGACGTTCTGTTCAACTGCAAATGTCATTGAGCACTGCGGTGCCAGACCTGTGTTTGTGGATATAGATAGAGAAACGCTCAACATGGATTCCTTCAAGCTGGAGGAAGCGATCGGGGAAAAGACAAAAGCAGTGATTCCTGTGCACATGGCTGGGCGGCCCTGCGAGATGGACTCGATACTTCAAATTGCAGAAGAGAATGGCCTTTTTGTCATAAACGATGCAGCCCACGCAATAGAGACAAGGTATAAGAGTAAGAGCGTTGGAAGCCTGGGTGATTCTTCAGCATTCTCTTTCTATGCTACGAAGACTCTGGCAATTGGCGAGGGTGGTATGCTCACCACAAACAATGATGATTGGGCAGAAAGGATACGTATCTTAAGACTCCATGGGATCAGCAAAGACGCATGGAAGAGATATACCGCCGGAGGCTATTCAAGGTATGAGACTGTCGAACCAGGTTACAAATTCAACATGTGGGATGTGCAGGCAGCCATAGGCATCCACCAGCTGAGGAGACTCGAGGAGAATCTGGCTAAGAGGGCGCGGCTGTTCAAGAAGTACGATGATGCCTTCAAAAATCTGGAACAGTTAACAGTCCTGGACGCAGGAGACAAAGAGGGGATGCGGCACGCAAGGTGCATCTACATTGTGCTTCTGCAGCTTGAATCTCTGAAGATAGACAGGGACAGGTTTGCGGAGGCTCTGGAAGCAGAAAACATTGGAACGGGAGTCCATTTCACGTCTCTGCACACGCACTCATATTATAGAGAAAAATACAACTTCGCCCCGGAGCAATTTTCTGAAGCCCAATTCGTTTCTGAAAGGACCGTTTCACTTCCCCTCTCAGCGAAAATCACGGATGAGGAGTCTGACCGTGTCGTTGAGGCGGTTGAGAAGATTGTTCGCTACTACGCCAGGGAAGATTGA
- a CDS encoding glycosyltransferase family 2 protein — MYKGKSVGVVVPAYNEETQIGKVLSGMPEIVDYIVVVDDASTDGTALIVEDFKKKGGERIVLLRHSQNRGVGGAIVTGYEWTRAHGIDVSVVMAGHAQMNPGDLPHLLEPIVNGEADYVKGNRLFTGEAWKEIPKIRYLGNSVLSLLTKIASGYWHVADFQCGYTSISLVALKRMNFDGVYKRYGFPNDLLVVLNVYNCRVKDVPVKPVYNVGESSGIRLWKVVPRLSLLLTRRFFWRMKEKYVIRDFHPLVFFYLTGMVLYPAGVLFGLYLLVYRILKGPVAPTSALFSTLLIISGLQFLFFAMWFDMDYNKRLK, encoded by the coding sequence ATGTACAAAGGCAAAAGCGTTGGAGTGGTGGTTCCAGCCTACAATGAGGAAACGCAGATAGGCAAGGTCCTGTCTGGAATGCCGGAGATTGTCGATTACATCGTGGTTGTTGATGATGCAAGCACGGACGGGACAGCCTTGATTGTGGAAGACTTCAAGAAAAAGGGTGGAGAGAGAATAGTCTTGCTCAGACATTCGCAAAATCGCGGAGTGGGTGGAGCGATAGTGACGGGGTACGAGTGGACGAGGGCTCACGGGATAGACGTGAGTGTAGTTATGGCAGGACATGCGCAGATGAATCCCGGGGACCTTCCTCACCTGTTGGAGCCGATTGTTAATGGGGAAGCCGACTACGTGAAGGGAAACAGGTTGTTCACAGGAGAAGCATGGAAAGAAATTCCAAAAATAAGATATCTTGGCAACTCTGTCTTATCCCTTCTCACAAAAATTGCTTCCGGCTACTGGCATGTGGCCGACTTTCAGTGCGGGTATACTTCAATATCTCTCGTCGCGCTGAAGAGAATGAACTTTGATGGAGTATACAAGCGATACGGATTCCCAAATGACCTGCTGGTGGTGTTGAACGTTTACAATTGCCGAGTCAAGGATGTACCTGTCAAACCTGTGTACAACGTCGGGGAATCATCCGGTATAAGGCTGTGGAAAGTCGTGCCCAGGCTTTCTCTTTTGCTCACCAGGAGATTCTTCTGGAGGATGAAGGAGAAGTATGTCATAAGGGATTTCCACCCCCTTGTCTTCTTCTATCTCACCGGGATGGTACTCTATCCTGCTGGAGTTCTTTTTGGACTTTATCTTCTGGTGTATAGAATTCTGAAAGGTCCGGTCGCACCGACCAGTGCTCTTTTTTCCACTTTGCTCATAATTTCAGGATTACAGTTCTTGTTTTTTGCCATGTGGTTTGACATGGACTACAACAAGAGGTTGAAATGA
- a CDS encoding FAD-binding protein encodes MNGEEFGVVILGGGMTGLSAAYRLEQEGVDYCLFESEERVGGLCRSEKADGFTFDYAGHLLHFLNAETEKFVKEVVEEVLVAHNRRAWVYSNGAYTRYPFQRNLHGLPDSIIKECVLAYVEADIDRGKEHKGDFQSWAISTFGDGIARHFMIPYNRKMWVTEPDRLTCDWMGRFVPDTNPVDIISGAFSPSTEEVGYNVQFFYPQKGGIEVVVNSIASKLTRLTCKKKVVKIDLETKYVDFEDGSSCSYKGLISTIPLPELTSCLSAAPRSMKGSCARLIHTSVLDVNIGFSVADLTDKHWVYVPEPEIPFYRIGFPHNFSPLLVPQGKTSAYAEISYRGSHRWNEETLVSLVLSGMNKMGFAVSESDVEVVKIMDIKYAYVIYDSNREKSLEAINEYLEANGIRTAGRFGAWSYLSMEDSIRDGIKAAESFIH; translated from the coding sequence ATGAATGGTGAAGAATTCGGAGTTGTAATCCTGGGCGGAGGCATGACAGGACTTTCGGCAGCTTACAGGCTGGAACAGGAAGGCGTGGACTATTGTCTGTTTGAATCAGAGGAAAGAGTGGGTGGTTTGTGCAGGTCTGAGAAGGCGGATGGTTTCACGTTTGATTATGCCGGTCATCTCTTGCATTTTCTTAACGCAGAAACTGAGAAGTTTGTGAAGGAAGTGGTGGAAGAAGTCCTGGTGGCACATAACAGAAGGGCATGGGTTTACTCAAATGGTGCCTACACCAGATATCCTTTTCAGCGAAATCTTCATGGTCTTCCGGATAGCATCATCAAGGAGTGCGTCCTGGCTTATGTAGAGGCAGACATAGACAGGGGGAAGGAACATAAAGGGGATTTCCAATCCTGGGCTATCTCCACATTCGGAGATGGGATTGCCAGGCACTTCATGATCCCTTACAACAGGAAGATGTGGGTGACAGAGCCTGATAGGCTCACCTGCGACTGGATGGGGAGGTTTGTGCCTGACACGAATCCAGTGGATATCATAAGCGGTGCCTTCTCTCCCAGCACTGAGGAAGTGGGATACAATGTGCAGTTCTTCTATCCGCAAAAGGGCGGAATTGAGGTGGTCGTAAACTCAATCGCCTCAAAGCTTACCAGACTGACATGTAAGAAGAAGGTGGTGAAAATTGATCTAGAGACAAAGTATGTCGATTTCGAGGATGGAAGTTCGTGTTCATACAAGGGTTTGATCAGCACCATACCTCTTCCCGAACTGACTTCTTGCCTCAGTGCAGCTCCGCGCTCTATGAAGGGATCTTGCGCCAGGCTTATTCACACGTCCGTACTGGATGTGAATATAGGTTTCAGTGTTGCAGATTTGACAGACAAACATTGGGTGTACGTTCCAGAACCAGAGATTCCGTTTTACCGGATAGGATTTCCCCACAACTTTTCACCGTTGCTCGTTCCGCAGGGAAAGACATCGGCATACGCCGAGATCTCTTATAGGGGGAGCCACCGATGGAATGAAGAGACTCTCGTTTCTCTAGTTCTCTCCGGGATGAACAAGATGGGGTTTGCCGTATCAGAGTCGGATGTTGAGGTTGTTAAGATTATGGACATAAAGTATGCATATGTGATATATGATTCTAATCGGGAGAAAAGCCTCGAGGCTATCAACGAATACCTGGAGGCTAACGGAATAAGGACTGCCGGGAGGTTTGGTGCCTGGTCATATCTCTCAATGGAAGACTCCATAAGGGATGGGATCAAGGCGGCAGAAAGCTTCATCCATTGA